A DNA window from Hordeum vulgare subsp. vulgare chromosome 1H, MorexV3_pseudomolecules_assembly, whole genome shotgun sequence contains the following coding sequences:
- the LOC123426224 gene encoding uncharacterized protein LOC123426224, producing the protein MDFEANSELIFGEEFCFPANATYYPTPYGPTGINLPAELYEHQAIWRCGDQDLHYLDQQAEGTSYSYYVVPDYGIAHSPRGPSPSEHCAIADGRFSRSQEYLAKTADIARNQPFPIPHYDVLPSAAQWGPASTSQALRCNDSLFIPIDQGQSFPVAPKKGITWNPSLQSTSVSSKKFENHPMLSTVQLHSTDPWKQNLAAGSETMVPAKLRRALQAPQHSLHGGVPLVKSSLQTNPSYNYNASHVGSDLRKMAIAQKFQPSSKPRSHVNGLTGKLSSVCWPILSKEKKPRGSTSSEIVATSYTSRLHIGNPEGKIIIRTDQYNRDDFEVVYPNAKFFVIKSWGEANVHKSIKYGVWSSGLQGNKKLDSAFRDAQMIAASSSSLCPVFLFFSVNESNHFCGVAEMVGPVDFRKNMDFWSQHKWIGSFPVRWHIIKNIPYAALRCILLQNNEDKPVTSSKNTQEIHYVPGTTMLKIFKVSKTNGCLLDCFTVYEAEEARVRTRTMSKLRRYAPRFIPVPKLSLCHAYVPRQPKADRIPMDRIIRGTHDLTGKGMHQSSWEESGNLARYSAKASAQKENRSYGKQACEDVVKAVIYQQPLASNTPVVPAGGQLTWEEVEVAPVEKDRPQTAANISSKAPEDNPTEVQNALVHSASSTPETIYKEKKIIGEPCARAISPRMREACPSCLIGDVLRIGSMLVPMTMPN; encoded by the exons ATGGATTTTGAGGCAAACTCTGAGCTCATATTTGGAGAGGAATTCTGCTTTCCTGCCAACGCAACTTACTATCCGACTCCATATGGTCCAACTG GAATTAATCTGCCTGCTGAGTTGTATGAGCACCAGGCAATTTGGAGATGTGGTGATCAAGATCTACACTACTTG GACCAACAGGCTGAAGGCACATCATACTCGTATTATGTTGTCCCCGACTATGGGATTGCACATTCTCCCCGTGGCCCTTCCCCTTCAGAACATTGTGCTATAGCTGATGGCAGATTTTCTAGGTCCCAAGAGTATCTTGCTAAGACTGCTGACATCGCACGCAACCAACCATTCCCTATACCCCACTATGATGTTCTTCCATCTGCTGCACAGTGGGGGCCAGCTAGCACGTCTCAAGCTCTTAGGTGCAATGATAGTCTGTTCATCCCCATTGATCAAGGCCAAAGTTTCCCTGTTGCCCCAAAAAAGGGTATTACATGGAATCCATCTCTACAATCAACTAGcgtttcttcaaagaaattcgaAAACCATCCTATGCTATCAACGGTACAACTGCATAGTACAGATCCATGGAAGCAAAATCTAGCAGCTGGAAGTGAAACTATGGTACCTGCTAAACTTCGCCGTGCTCTACAG GCACCACAACACTCTCTACATGGGGGAGTTCCTCTTGTCAAGTCCTCGCTGCAGACTAATCCATCATACAACTATAATGCTTCACATGTTGGATCGGACCTCCGTAAGATGGCCATAGCTCAGAAATTCCAACCAAGCTCAAAGCCACGAAGCCATGTAAATGGTTTAACTGGAAAGTTGAGTTCAGTGTGTTGGCCGATCTTAAGTAAAGAAAAAAAGCCAAGAGGTTCGACATCGTCAGAAATAGTGGCAACATCCTATACATCGAGGCTGCATATTGGCAATCCAGAGGGGAAAATCATCATTAGGACTGATCAGTATAACAGAGATGACTTCGAGGTGGTGTATCCCAATGCAAAATTCTTTGTTATCAAGTCTTGGGGCGAGGCAAATGTTCACAAATCCATCAAATATGGTGTCTGGTCGAGCGGTCTTCAGGGAAACAAGAAGCTGGATAGTGCATTCAGAGATGCTCAAATGATAGCTGCAAGCAGTTCTTCCTTGTGTCCAGTTTTTCTATTCTTTTCG GTCAATGAAAGTAACCATTTCTGTGGTGTTGCTGAGATGGTTGGTCCTGTTGATTTTCGAAAGAACATGGACTTTTGGAGCCAGCATAAGTGGATTGGAAGCTTTCCTGTGAGGTGGCACATTATAAAGAATATACCATACGCCGCCTTGAGATGCATCTTGCTGCAGAACAATGAAGACAAGCCTGTCACCTCGAGCAAAAATACACAAGAG ATACACTATGTTCCTGGAACTACTATGCTCAAGATCTTCAAAGTTTCAAAGACAAATGGATGTCTGCTTGATTGTTTCACAGTGTACGAGGCGGAAGAAGCAAGAGTCAGAACACGCACGATGTCCAAGCTTAGGCGTTATGCTCCACGTTTCATACCTGTCCCTAAGCTGTCTCTGTGCCATGCATACGTTCCTCGGCAGCCCAAAGCTGACAGAATACCGATGGACAGAATTATCAGGGGGACGCACGATCTGACAGGCAAGGGCATGCATCAGAGTTCATGGGAAGAATCTGGGAACCTGGCTAGGTATTCTGCCAAGGCATCTGCACAGAAAGAGAACCGTAGCTATGGAAAACAGGCTTGTGAGGATGTGGTGAAAGCTGTAATATACCAGCAACCCCTAGCTTCAAACACGCCGGTTGTTCCGGCTGGAGGACAACTAACCTGGGAGGAGGTTGAAGTCGCCCCAGTTGAAAAAGACCGCCCACAAACTGCTGCCAACATCTCATCAAAAGCACCTGAAGATAATCCAACTGAAGTTCAGAATGCCTTGgtgcacagtgcatcatcaactcCAGAGACGATTTATAAAGAAAAGAAGATCATTGGGGAACCCTGTGCTCGGGCAATCAGTCCTCGTATGAGGGAAGCCTGCCCAAGTTGCTTGATTGGTGATGTTCTGCGCATTGGCTCGATGCTGGTCCCTATGACGATGCCCAACTAA